The genomic DNA GGGCAGGATGCTGCCGTTCAGCTCCGGGGTGACCAGCCGGCCGTCCGTGTAGAGGAAGAAGAGGTTCATCCCGCCGAGCTCCTCGATGTACTCATGAGTGCCCGAGTCCAGGAAGACGGCCTGGTCGCAATCGTGCTCGATGCCCTCGAGCTGGCCGGCCAGGGAGCTGGCGTAGTTGCCGCCGCACTTGGCGGCCCCGGTGCCACCGGCCCCGGCGCGCGCGAACGAGGTGGACACCCAGAGGTTCACCGGCTTCACCCCGCGGGAGAAGTAGGCCCCGGCCGGCGAGCCGATGACGCAGTAGGTGACCTCGTTGGCGGGCCGCACGCCCAGGAAGGGCTCCGAGGCGAACATGAAGGGGCGCAGGTAGAGGCTGGTCTCCGCAGTGCCGTACGGCGGCACCCAGGCCTGATCCGTCCCCACGAGGGCTCGGATCGAGGCGACGAAGTCCTCGGTCGACAGCTCGGGCAGCGCGAGGCGCCGGCAGCTTGCCTGCATCCGCTCGGCGTTGGCCTCGGGACGGAAGGACCAGATCGAGCCGTCCTCGTGGCGGTAGGCCTTCAGGCCCTCGAAGACCTCCTGCGCGTAGTGGAAGACGGCCGCCGCGGGGCTCAGCGGCAGCGGGCCGAACGCCGCCAGGTGGTCGTCGTGCCAGCCGGTGCCCTTGGTCCAGGTGGCCAGGGCCATGTGGTCGGTGTAGTGCTTGCCGAACCCGGGGTTGGCCAGGACGGCGTCGCGGTCGGCGGCGGGCATCGGGTTCGGGTGCGGGCGGGCGGTGAAGGTCAAGGCGGTCATGGCGTCCTCACGGGTACGACGAGTGCAGCTGCGTCTCGGGATGTGGCCTCTGCGGGCAGACTACTCGCGGGCCAGGGGCCGCCTCTGCCGATTCGGCGGAGGCGGCGTCGGGAGCGACCGATCAGGAACGGATGCGCCGGGGCCGGGTCAGGCTACTCGGGCCGCGATCGCGGCGCCGATCTCGGCGGTGGAGCGCTGCTCCGGGCGACCGGCGCGCGCGGCGAGATCCTCGGCGACCGCGGCGTCGATGCAGCCGGCGGCGTCGGAGTACCCGAGGTGCGCCAGCATCATCCCCGCAGACAGGATGGCCGCGGTGGGGTCCGCCTTGCCCTGGCCGGCGATGTCGGGGGCCGAGCCGTGCACCGGCTCGAACATCGACGGGGCCGTGCGGTCGGGATTGATGTTGCCGCTGGCGGCGAGCCCGACGCCGCCCACCACGGCGCCCGCGAGGTCGGTGATGATGTCGCCGAACAGGTTGTCGGTGACGATCACGTCGAAGCGGCCCGGGTCGGCGACCATGAAGATCGTCGCGGCATCCACGTGCTGATAGGCGCGCTCCACATCCGGGTAATCGGCGGCGACCGCCTCGACGGTGCGGCGCCACAGGTGGCCCGCATGCGACAGGACGTTGTGCTTGTGCACCAGCGTGAGGTGCTTGCGCTGGCGAGCACGGGCCGTTTCGAAGGCGTAGCGGACGACGCGCTCCACGCCGTACCGGGTGTTGATGCTCGTCTCCGTCGCGATCTCTGCCGGGGTGCCCTCGCGCAGCACGCCGCCGTTGCCGGTGTAGGGGCCCTCGGTGCCCTCGCGCACCACGACGAAGTCGATCCCGCCGGGGGCGACCTGGGCGACGTCGAGCGGGCTCTTGACGCCGGGGAAGAGCTTGGCCGGTCGCAGGTTCACATAGTGGTCCAGCTGGAAGC from Austwickia sp. includes the following:
- a CDS encoding branched-chain amino acid aminotransferase → MTALTFTARPHPNPMPAADRDAVLANPGFGKHYTDHMALATWTKGTGWHDDHLAAFGPLPLSPAAAVFHYAQEVFEGLKAYRHEDGSIWSFRPEANAERMQASCRRLALPELSTEDFVASIRALVGTDQAWVPPYGTAETSLYLRPFMFASEPFLGVRPANEVTYCVIGSPAGAYFSRGVKPVNLWVSTSFARAGAGGTGAAKCGGNYASSLAGQLEGIEHDCDQAVFLDSGTHEYIEELGGMNLFFLYTDGRLVTPELNGSILPGVTRRSILELAPELGLKPEERRIAIQEWKDGAASGEITEIFACGTAAVINPVGELRWDGGSCDHRPAGAGDDYGEVTHKLRTMLLDLQYGRTEDTRGWLTRLV
- a CDS encoding 3-isopropylmalate dehydrogenase, whose translation is MSDAAATTINIACIPGDGIGPEVVDQARAVLDALAAGGHGPRIAATDYDLGARRWHATGEALPAGVVDELRGHDAILLGAVGDPSVPSGVLERNLLLALRFQLDHYVNLRPAKLFPGVKSPLDVAQVAPGGIDFVVVREGTEGPYTGNGGVLREGTPAEIATETSINTRYGVERVVRYAFETARARQRKHLTLVHKHNVLSHAGHLWRRTVEAVAADYPDVERAYQHVDAATIFMVADPGRFDVIVTDNLFGDIITDLAGAVVGGVGLAASGNINPDRTAPSMFEPVHGSAPDIAGQGKADPTAAILSAGMMLAHLGYSDAAGCIDAAVAEDLAARAGRPEQRSTAEIGAAIAARVA